A region from the Dehalococcoides mccartyi CG5 genome encodes:
- the hisG gene encoding ATP phosphoribosyltransferase, with protein sequence MLRVALPKGRLLGDTKTLLEKSQWGLDGYMDKAKIYCFKSVSNPKMSAKIFHEKDIPIQLAIGNYDLGVCGADWLTELTSRYPSSNIIKLKNLGYGHGALYAATAINSRYDSLAALSACTTRIRIASEYPNIAEAFAMQLRLKNFSIFPLWGSAEAYPPDTAEVVILPRKSEADLAKKNLRSIAKVLDFKAYLIANSQSLEKKDLSGAISSVMANISQYIEPKAEDIKIEPLNACQPSFLDMPDDTVRLALPDGHQQPHVRKILDAAGISIEDYPSASGNHRPAFGINGIAVKVIRPQDMPIQVANGNFDLAITGRDWLTDHLYQFPTSPVKELLDLKYGWVKLVAVVHNDVPVANLEELKNYCGNREMRIASEYTNISDFYARSNHLGHYRIVPTWGATEAFLPEDADMLVENTETGGTIARHNLKIIDTLFESTACVIANYQSVVSAAKSERINKVINMLKKALEA encoded by the coding sequence ATGCTTAGAGTGGCTCTGCCAAAGGGCAGATTGCTTGGTGATACCAAAACCCTGCTGGAGAAAAGCCAGTGGGGGCTTGACGGATACATGGATAAAGCTAAAATCTATTGCTTCAAATCTGTCTCAAATCCTAAAATGTCCGCCAAGATATTTCACGAGAAAGACATACCCATTCAGCTGGCCATAGGCAACTATGATTTGGGTGTATGCGGAGCAGACTGGCTTACCGAGCTGACTTCACGCTATCCCTCCAGCAATATAATCAAGCTGAAAAATCTGGGCTACGGGCATGGCGCGTTATATGCCGCTACGGCTATTAATAGCCGGTATGACAGTCTGGCAGCACTGTCTGCCTGCACTACCCGCATACGCATTGCCAGTGAATACCCCAATATTGCCGAGGCGTTTGCCATGCAGTTGCGGCTTAAAAATTTTAGTATTTTCCCCCTTTGGGGTTCGGCAGAAGCTTATCCGCCGGATACAGCTGAAGTGGTTATCCTGCCCCGCAAATCTGAGGCGGATTTGGCCAAGAAAAATCTGCGTTCCATCGCCAAAGTGCTGGATTTTAAAGCCTATCTTATAGCTAACAGCCAAAGCCTTGAAAAAAAGGACCTGAGCGGGGCTATTTCATCTGTAATGGCAAATATCAGCCAGTATATTGAACCCAAGGCTGAAGATATTAAAATTGAGCCGTTAAATGCCTGCCAGCCGTCATTTCTGGATATGCCGGATGACACTGTCCGTTTGGCACTGCCTGACGGACACCAGCAACCCCATGTCCGTAAGATACTGGATGCCGCCGGGATATCTATTGAAGATTACCCTTCCGCCAGCGGCAACCATCGGCCTGCTTTCGGCATAAACGGCATTGCGGTAAAAGTAATCCGTCCGCAGGATATGCCTATACAGGTAGCCAACGGCAATTTTGATCTGGCTATTACCGGGCGTGACTGGCTGACCGACCATCTCTACCAATTCCCGACCAGCCCGGTCAAAGAACTGCTGGACCTGAAATACGGCTGGGTGAAACTGGTAGCGGTAGTACACAATGATGTACCGGTTGCCAATTTGGAGGAACTGAAAAACTACTGCGGCAACCGTGAAATGCGGATAGCCTCCGAATATACCAATATTTCTGACTTTTATGCCAGAAGCAACCATTTGGGGCATTACCGCATTGTTCCTACATGGGGAGCAACTGAGGCCTTTCTGCCTGAAGATGCCGATATGCTGGTGGAAAATACCGAGACCGGCGGCACTATTGCCCGCCATAACCTGAAAATAATAGATACCTTGTTTGAATCTACCGCCTGTGTTATAGCAAACTACCAGAGTGTAGTTTCCGCAGCCAAGAGTGAGCGGATAAACAAAG
- a CDS encoding ATP phosphoribosyltransferase regulatory subunit has translation MIARCKGCSDLLPEDMLRFRYIESIFHDSCITWGYEEVRTPMLEYLSLFTSSGTLTPQMLKRVYSFLDWDGWSGERVVLRPDGTIPAARLYIDSLQEMDVARLCYTSSIFRFDETGKKSRENWQLGAELIGVTSPEANAELITLALETLARLGFEDVELRLSHAQLIKAVLAQLEPNADEQHKIFDQLLDGDIALMSRLETEKPELFRTLKLLMENKGTSASFLKNVMAMAGTAGGELEEPLNDFIAGVDVLDKLGVSYQIDLASGKGFEYYTGVIFHLFVNGEHVGGGGRYDKLIPLLGGPDKPAAGFALYLNRLIPMIDAEDMYDMVEEKILIKYQGDNLKNAYEIANLIRECGISAELFYPGVDTAAYGWAVTVKAEDCYEVTDLIEDKTLELKEQSEVIYLLNGEEDA, from the coding sequence ATGATTGCGCGTTGTAAAGGTTGCAGCGATTTATTGCCCGAAGATATGCTTCGGTTCAGGTATATAGAGAGCATTTTCCATGACAGTTGCATCACCTGGGGATACGAAGAAGTGCGTACCCCCATGCTTGAATATCTGAGTCTGTTTACTTCCAGCGGCACACTTACCCCCCAGATGTTAAAAAGGGTGTATTCCTTTTTGGATTGGGACGGCTGGAGCGGTGAAAGAGTGGTTTTACGCCCGGATGGCACTATACCTGCTGCCAGACTGTATATTGACAGCCTGCAGGAAATGGATGTTGCCCGTCTTTGTTACACCTCCAGTATTTTCCGTTTTGATGAAACGGGCAAAAAATCCCGCGAAAACTGGCAACTGGGAGCTGAACTGATAGGGGTTACCAGCCCTGAAGCCAATGCCGAGCTGATTACGCTGGCGCTGGAAACCCTTGCCAGACTGGGTTTTGAAGACGTGGAGCTAAGGCTTTCACATGCCCAGCTTATAAAAGCGGTGCTGGCCCAGCTTGAGCCGAATGCTGATGAACAGCATAAAATATTTGACCAGCTGCTGGACGGAGATATTGCCCTGATGAGCAGGCTTGAAACCGAAAAGCCAGAACTTTTCCGCACCCTGAAACTGCTTATGGAAAATAAAGGCACTTCAGCCTCTTTCCTGAAAAATGTGATGGCCATGGCCGGTACCGCAGGCGGCGAGCTGGAAGAACCCCTTAATGATTTCATTGCCGGGGTGGACGTGCTGGATAAACTGGGTGTCAGCTATCAGATAGACCTTGCATCCGGCAAGGGTTTTGAATACTATACCGGTGTAATTTTCCACCTGTTTGTAAACGGCGAACATGTAGGCGGCGGCGGCCGCTATGATAAACTGATACCTCTGCTGGGCGGACCTGATAAGCCGGCGGCCGGGTTTGCTTTGTATCTGAACCGTCTTATCCCCATGATAGATGCTGAAGATATGTACGATATGGTTGAAGAAAAGATACTTATTAAATACCAGGGTGATAACCTTAAGAATGCCTATGAAATAGCTAACCTTATCCGCGAGTGCGGTATAAGCGCCGAGCTTTTTTACCCCGGTGTGGATACGGCAGCCTATGGCTGGGCAGTAACCGTCAAAGCTGAAGATTGCTACGAGGTAACAGACCTGATTGAAGACAAAACTTTAGAGCTTAAAGAACAGTCTGAGGTTATTTACTTGTTAAACGGTGAAGAAGATGCTTAG
- a CDS encoding NfeD family protein, giving the protein MSWYWIASLIVIVVLIIIFVVNQVVSAHLKQAATGKEELYGKKALVKTPLNPEGKVLYDGEIWAAHIENGSAEVGQEVVIVRLEGLKLYVKMERSE; this is encoded by the coding sequence ATGAGCTGGTATTGGATAGCCTCTTTAATCGTCATAGTTGTTCTGATAATTATTTTTGTGGTGAATCAAGTAGTCAGTGCCCACCTGAAACAGGCTGCTACAGGTAAAGAAGAACTATATGGCAAGAAAGCTTTGGTAAAAACCCCGCTTAACCCCGAAGGCAAGGTGCTGTATGATGGGGAAATATGGGCAGCACATATTGAAAACGGTTCTGCCGAAGTGGGGCAGGAAGTAGTTATAGTCCGGCTGGAAGGACTTAAGTTGTATGTCAAGATGGAAAGGAGTGAATAA
- a CDS encoding slipin family protein, which translates to MEETLNTLITVGVVLVVLLLILSMAIKVVTEYERGVIFRLGRLIGGKGPGLFFLIPFVDRMVKVDLRVVTMDVPGQEVITRDNVTVRVNAVVYFRVVDPEASVVKVVDHFRATSQISQTTLRNVLGQSELDELLSQREKLNQILQQIIDEATAPWGIKVSIVEIKEVELPEAMKRSMAAQAEAERVRRAKIIHAEGEMQASQKLAQAGKVIAQEPVSLQLRYLQTMTEIASEHSNTIIFPVPIDLISMFMDKGKGMTNPKTEKDTKE; encoded by the coding sequence ATGGAGGAAACCTTAAACACCTTAATTACTGTTGGTGTGGTTCTGGTTGTACTGTTGCTTATACTCAGTATGGCCATCAAGGTAGTTACCGAGTATGAAAGGGGTGTCATATTCCGTCTGGGCCGTCTTATCGGCGGCAAAGGGCCGGGTTTATTCTTCCTTATACCCTTTGTAGACCGCATGGTAAAGGTTGACCTTCGGGTAGTTACTATGGATGTACCCGGACAGGAAGTTATCACCCGTGACAACGTAACCGTACGGGTTAACGCCGTAGTCTATTTCAGAGTGGTAGACCCTGAAGCCTCAGTGGTCAAGGTAGTAGACCATTTCCGGGCAACTTCGCAGATTTCACAGACTACTCTTAGAAATGTACTAGGCCAGTCCGAACTTGACGAATTGCTCTCTCAGCGCGAAAAACTGAACCAGATACTTCAGCAGATTATAGACGAAGCAACTGCCCCCTGGGGTATCAAGGTCAGTATTGTGGAAATAAAAGAAGTGGAACTGCCCGAAGCTATGAAACGTTCCATGGCTGCGCAGGCGGAAGCTGAACGCGTACGCCGTGCCAAGATTATTCATGCCGAAGGTGAAATGCAGGCTTCCCAGAAACTGGCTCAGGCCGGCAAAGTTATTGCCCAAGAACCGGTCAGCCTGCAGTTGCGTTATCTGCAAACTATGACCGAAATCGCTTCCGAACATTCCAATACCATTATATTCCCCGTACCCATAGACCTTATCAGTATGTTTATGGACAAAGGGAAGGGCATGACAAACCCAAAAACTGAAAAAGATACCAAAGAATAG
- a CDS encoding biotin--[acetyl-CoA-carboxylase] ligase gives MNTACISLNDIQNNLRTCFMGREIIYLPETASTQIVAMEMARKGAGDGTVIITERQTDGHGRLKRLWVSPQGNIYMSFILRPSQTEISRLIMAASLAISFAIQDTTGIMTELKWPNDILINGKKVCGMLVENDIRDGQVNFSVVGLGINVNADMQDYPELKDIATSLINHTGKPVSREKLILSFLHEFERLYLDLNEHGKCVFEMWKKRLITLGKEVDVTSGKDIYSGIVETVASDGSLKIRLADGNLVHIVAGDVSLRHAV, from the coding sequence ATGAATACAGCTTGTATTTCCCTAAATGATATACAAAATAACCTGCGCACTTGTTTCATGGGCAGGGAAATAATATATTTGCCGGAAACCGCATCTACCCAGATAGTAGCTATGGAGATGGCCCGCAAGGGTGCGGGTGACGGTACTGTAATAATAACTGAAAGGCAGACTGATGGACATGGCAGGCTGAAAAGACTATGGGTATCGCCTCAGGGTAATATATATATGTCGTTTATACTGCGTCCCAGTCAGACTGAGATTTCACGCCTGATAATGGCCGCTTCACTGGCAATCAGCTTCGCTATACAAGATACCACCGGCATAATGACCGAGCTGAAATGGCCGAATGATATCCTGATAAACGGCAAGAAAGTTTGCGGCATGCTGGTGGAAAATGATATCCGGGACGGGCAGGTGAATTTCAGCGTGGTGGGGCTGGGTATAAATGTAAACGCTGATATGCAGGATTATCCTGAACTGAAAGATATTGCTACCAGCCTGATAAACCATACAGGTAAACCTGTCAGCCGTGAGAAACTGATACTAAGCTTTTTGCACGAGTTTGAAAGGCTATACCTTGACCTGAATGAACACGGGAAATGTGTTTTTGAGATGTGGAAAAAACGGCTGATTACGCTGGGTAAAGAAGTAGATGTAACCAGCGGCAAAGATATTTATAGCGGTATTGTGGAAACGGTAGCCTCAGACGGAAGCCTTAAAATTCGGCTGGCGGACGGCAATCTGGTACATATAGTGGCCGGTGACGTAAGCCTGCGGCATGCTGTGTGA
- a CDS encoding DNA polymerase ligase N-terminal domain-containing protein, whose product MPSNPLEEYNRKRNFAQTAEPSGVKSVPSDKPVFVIQKHLASHLHYDFRLEIDGVLKSWAIPKGPSANPKEKRLAVATEDHPMQYASFEGVIPEGEYGAGKVIVWDKGTFGNLKEGKTLAESYDTGHLVINLQGKKLKGGYSLLRTKMGWLMVKMEDAFADRLSDILNEQPASVITGKLVEEII is encoded by the coding sequence ATGCCGTCCAACCCTCTGGAAGAATATAATCGCAAGCGTAATTTTGCTCAAACTGCCGAACCATCAGGAGTAAAAAGCGTACCCTCTGACAAGCCCGTATTTGTTATTCAAAAACATCTTGCCAGCCATCTGCATTATGATTTCAGATTGGAAATTGATGGGGTATTAAAATCATGGGCTATTCCCAAAGGACCTTCTGCCAATCCCAAAGAAAAACGATTGGCGGTTGCTACCGAAGACCACCCTATGCAGTACGCATCTTTTGAAGGGGTAATACCCGAAGGGGAATATGGTGCGGGCAAAGTGATAGTGTGGGACAAAGGCACTTTTGGCAACCTGAAGGAGGGTAAAACACTGGCTGAGTCTTATGATACAGGGCATTTGGTTATAAACCTTCAGGGTAAAAAACTGAAAGGCGGATATTCGCTTTTACGGACCAAAATGGGCTGGCTGATGGTGAAGATGGAAGATGCATTTGCTGACCGTTTGTCAGATATACTTAACGAACAACCGGCTTCGGTAATAACTGGTAAACTGGTAGAAGAAATTATTTAA
- a CDS encoding ABC transporter ATP-binding protein yields MYVVETHGISKIYGCNVIVDNLSLSLEQGQIMGLIGPNGAGKTTTLRMMMDIIKPDSGKVLILGEQMNADAQNHIGYLPEERGLYRKQKIIDSLVYLASLKGMNPVVARTRAMELLEKVGLSAHAEKKVEQLSHGMGQLVQLVSTIIHDPVLMIIDEPFNGLDPVNVQLVKDLMLELRSQNKSLILSTHRMNEVEEMCDRICMLNKGQQVLYGNLLDIKNRYRSNTLEVDYEGEFPPLSNVSDTKAANGKAHIILNGSTTAQDVLVQLVKSGLVIHRFEIATPTLNDIFISIAGKKNV; encoded by the coding sequence ATGTACGTAGTAGAAACACACGGCATATCCAAAATATATGGATGCAACGTTATTGTAGATAATCTATCCCTTAGCCTTGAGCAAGGGCAGATTATGGGGCTGATTGGACCTAACGGGGCAGGCAAAACTACAACTCTGCGCATGATGATGGATATTATCAAGCCTGACAGCGGGAAAGTGCTTATACTGGGTGAGCAAATGAATGCTGATGCCCAGAACCATATCGGTTATCTGCCTGAAGAACGGGGTCTTTACCGCAAACAGAAAATCATAGATTCTCTGGTATATCTGGCCAGTCTTAAAGGCATGAACCCTGTCGTTGCCAGAACCAGAGCTATGGAGTTATTGGAAAAAGTGGGTCTTTCAGCCCATGCCGAAAAAAAGGTGGAACAGCTTTCGCATGGCATGGGGCAACTGGTACAGCTGGTCTCCACCATTATCCATGACCCAGTTCTAATGATAATAGACGAGCCTTTTAACGGGCTGGATCCGGTAAATGTCCAACTGGTAAAAGACCTGATGCTGGAACTGCGTAGCCAAAACAAATCACTTATCCTTTCTACTCACCGTATGAATGAAGTAGAGGAAATGTGTGACCGTATTTGCATGCTTAACAAAGGCCAGCAGGTGCTGTACGGCAATCTGCTTGATATTAAAAACCGCTATCGCAGCAATACGCTTGAGGTAGATTATGAAGGCGAGTTTCCTCCCCTATCTAACGTCAGTGATACCAAAGCGGCAAACGGCAAAGCCCATATTATATTAAACGGGAGCACTACTGCCCAAGATGTGCTGGTGCAACTGGTTAAAAGCGGGCTGGTTATACACCG